One part of the Arabidopsis thaliana chromosome 4, partial sequence genome encodes these proteins:
- a CDS encoding heat shock protein 70 (Hsp 70) family protein (heat shock protein 70 (Hsp 70) family protein; FUNCTIONS IN: molecular_function unknown; INVOLVED IN: biological_process unknown; LOCATED IN: cellular_component unknown; CONTAINS InterPro DOMAIN/s: Heat shock protein 70 (InterPro:IPR013126); BEST Arabidopsis thaliana protein match is: mitochondrial HSO70 2 (TAIR:AT5G09590.1); Has 30201 Blast hits to 17322 proteins in 780 species: Archae - 12; Bacteria - 1396; Metazoa - 17338; Fungi - 3422; Plants - 5037; Viruses - 0; Other Eukaryotes - 2996 (source: NCBI BLink).), with translation MLSKARVVSWRSGNVKSGMLSKARVVSWRAGNANGHGERSRVACSERQRKELIDTKNTADTTIYSIEKSLGEYREKIPSEIAKEIEDAVADLRSASSGDDLNEIKAKIEAANKAVSKIGEHMSGGSGGGSAPGGGSEGGSDQAPEAEYEEVKK, from the exons ATGTTAAGCAAAGCACGTGTTGTGAGCTGGCGATCTGGAAATGTGAAGTCAGGGATGTTAAGCAAAGCACGTGTTGTGAGCTGGCGAGCTGGCAATGCAAATGGAC ATGGTGAGAGAAGCAGAGTTGCATGCTcagaaagacaaagaaaagaattgaTCGACACCAAGAACACAGCTGACACAACAATTTACAGCATAGAGAAGAGTCTTGGTGAATACAGAGAGAAGATCCCAAGTGAAATCGCCAAGGAGATTGAAGATGCTGTGGCAGATCTAAGGAGCGCTTCCTCTGGGGATGATCTCAACGAGATCAAGGCCAAGATTGAGGCGGCAAACAAAGCTGTTTCTAAGATTGGGGAGCACATGTCTGGTGGTTCTGGTGGAGGCTCTGCACCAGGAGGAGGATCTGAGGGAGGCAGTGATCAAGCTCCAGAGGCAGAGTACGAGGAAGTGAAAAAGTGA
- the SDH3-2 gene encoding succinate dehydrogenase 3-2 (succinate dehydrogenase 3-2 (SDH3-2); CONTAINS InterPro DOMAIN/s: Succinate dehydrogenase/Fumarate reductase, transmembrane subunit (InterPro:IPR000701); BEST Arabidopsis thaliana protein match is: succinate dehydrogenase 3-1 (TAIR:AT5G09600.3); Has 30201 Blast hits to 17322 proteins in 780 species: Archae - 12; Bacteria - 1396; Metazoa - 17338; Fungi - 3422; Plants - 5037; Viruses - 0; Other Eukaryotes - 2996 (source: NCBI BLink).) — translation MAATALFRSIRRRDVVSAPLSVYKSLAGNAQPSWGSSYIGQNYASFSRAFGSKPVVNDILGTGLGTNNAIREEREKSKSTEAAIVGAQLTRSFRALDVGTSKRLFSTISGDIKTTQEEPKIKSFRPLSPHLSVYQPQMNSMLSIFNRISGVYLTGVTFAGYLLYLKMGMICLTYPSFYQVLYHTQQQLPVITSVTALAAIYHTIKSTHSLLTH, via the exons ATGGCTGCCACGGCTCTTTTCCGATCGATTCGTCGACGCGACGTCGTCTCCGCGCCTCTTTCCGTTTACAAATCC CTTGCTGGTAATGCTCAACCTTCCTGGGGTAGTTCATACATTGGTCAGAACTATGCAAGTTTCTCCAGAGCTTTCGG gtCAAAACCTGTTGTGAATGACATTCTTGGTACTGGTTTGGGCACTAACAATGCCAttagagaggagagagag AAGTCAAAATCTACTGAAGCTGCAATTGTTGGTGCTCAATTGACTCGATCTTTCCGTGCTCTTGATGTGGGAACATCGAAACGATTGTTTTCTACAATCTCAGGGGATATAAAGACAACACAGGAggaaccaaaaatcaaaagctttcGCCCTTTATCTCCTCACCTTTCTGTTTACCAGCCTCAGATGAACTCCATGCTATCGATTTTCAACAGAATCTCAGGGGTTTACTTGACCGGTGTCACTTTCGCTGGCTACCTTCTCTACCTGAAGATGGGTATGATCTGCCTCACCTACCCGAGTTTCTACCAAGTCCTTTACCATACACAACAGCAACTTCCAGTCATCACCTCGGTTACTGCATTAGCCGCTATTTATCATACTATCAAGAGTACTCACTCACTCTTGACCCATTAA